A window of the Virgibacillus pantothenticus genome harbors these coding sequences:
- a CDS encoding copper-translocating P-type ATPase has translation MKQNDHHNHHDHSHHNNHSHHEHDRQSHEGHDNDQHHGHSHGHHHGGHDHGDMVNDFKKRFFISLIITIPILALSPMIQGFIGVDWRFPYDQYILFALSTFVFFYGGWPFITGAIDELKGKNPGMMTLIGLAIVVAYGYSSLTVFGWAGKDFFWELATLIDIMLLGHWVEMRSVMGASNALEQLVKLMPNEAHKLDEQGNVKDVPLSELKSKDYVLVKPGEKIPVDGIIIDGKSAVDESLLTGESVPIEKEKNDEVIGGSINKEGSLTIQVEKTGEESFLSQVVTMVKEAQESKSKTQDLTNRAAKLLFYIALVSGFATLFIWLLLGHPFDVAMERMVTVMVITCPHALGLAAPLVVAVSTSISAKKGLLIRNRANFEGARNLNAVVFDKTGTLTKGEFGVTDIVPMEGKNEGDVLLYAASVEQNSEHPIATGIVESAKDKGINIAKVTDFESITGKGIQGKVNGKVVNVVSPKYVNDQQLDYDKKLFNQMSEQGKTVVFVLINDQLIGMIALADIIRETAKEAIALLKEQDIHSIMLTGDNQKVANWVAEQLGVDEVYAEVLPNDKASQVKEIQRKGWKVAMTGDGVNDAPALATADLGIAIGAGTDVAMETADVVLVKSNPKDVVALMELSKKTYRKMVQNLWWAAGYNIFAIPLAAGVLAPIGIVLSPAVGAVLMSLSTVIVAINAKLLKA, from the coding sequence ATGAAACAAAACGATCATCACAATCATCATGATCACAGTCATCACAATAACCACTCTCATCATGAACACGATCGTCAATCTCATGAAGGGCATGATAATGACCAACATCATGGACATTCACATGGACACCATCACGGCGGTCATGATCACGGAGACATGGTAAATGATTTTAAAAAGCGGTTTTTTATTTCACTGATTATTACCATTCCAATTCTAGCCTTATCTCCAATGATTCAAGGGTTCATAGGTGTTGATTGGAGATTCCCGTACGACCAATATATCTTATTTGCTTTATCAACATTTGTCTTCTTCTACGGCGGCTGGCCATTCATCACAGGAGCCATTGATGAATTAAAAGGCAAAAATCCAGGAATGATGACATTAATTGGTCTGGCTATTGTTGTTGCATATGGATACAGCTCCCTTACGGTATTTGGCTGGGCAGGAAAGGATTTCTTTTGGGAATTAGCAACACTGATTGATATTATGCTACTTGGGCATTGGGTGGAGATGCGTTCTGTTATGGGAGCATCCAATGCATTAGAGCAACTGGTAAAATTAATGCCGAATGAGGCGCATAAATTAGATGAGCAAGGAAATGTCAAAGATGTACCTTTATCCGAGTTAAAAAGCAAGGATTATGTCCTTGTAAAGCCAGGGGAAAAAATCCCAGTTGATGGAATAATTATTGACGGAAAATCAGCTGTAGACGAATCATTGCTTACTGGCGAATCTGTGCCAATAGAAAAAGAGAAAAACGACGAAGTCATTGGTGGATCGATAAATAAAGAGGGCTCGCTTACGATTCAAGTAGAAAAAACAGGGGAAGAATCGTTTTTATCGCAAGTTGTTACGATGGTAAAAGAAGCGCAAGAATCGAAATCCAAAACGCAAGACTTAACGAATCGAGCGGCAAAATTGTTGTTTTATATCGCGTTAGTTTCAGGTTTTGCAACACTCTTTATTTGGCTATTGCTAGGGCATCCGTTTGATGTAGCTATGGAACGTATGGTTACGGTTATGGTTATTACTTGTCCGCATGCGCTAGGGTTAGCGGCTCCTTTGGTTGTTGCAGTCTCTACATCCATTTCTGCTAAAAAAGGGTTACTTATTCGTAACCGTGCTAATTTTGAAGGTGCTAGAAACTTAAATGCAGTTGTCTTTGATAAAACAGGAACATTGACAAAAGGTGAATTTGGCGTAACAGATATTGTACCAATGGAAGGGAAAAATGAAGGCGATGTCCTTTTATATGCAGCTAGTGTGGAACAAAATTCTGAACATCCGATAGCTACAGGAATTGTGGAATCAGCTAAGGACAAAGGAATTAACATTGCTAAAGTTACAGATTTCGAATCCATTACCGGAAAAGGGATTCAAGGTAAGGTAAATGGAAAAGTAGTGAATGTTGTTAGTCCGAAGTATGTTAATGATCAGCAGCTTGACTATGATAAGAAGTTATTCAACCAAATGTCTGAGCAAGGGAAGACCGTTGTGTTCGTCCTTATTAATGATCAGCTGATTGGGATGATCGCTTTAGCAGATATAATTCGTGAAACAGCAAAAGAGGCGATCGCATTACTTAAAGAGCAGGATATCCATTCTATTATGCTTACAGGTGATAATCAAAAAGTAGCCAATTGGGTAGCTGAACAGCTTGGGGTGGATGAAGTATATGCTGAGGTGCTTCCTAATGATAAAGCGAGCCAAGTAAAAGAAATTCAACGCAAAGGCTGGAAGGTAGCGATGACTGGGGACGGTGTAAATGACGCACCGGCATTAGCTACAGCGGATCTAGGAATTGCTATCGGAGCAGGTACGGATGTAGCAATGGAAACAGCCGATGTTGTACTAGTGAAAAGTAATCCAAAAGATGTTGTCGCTCTTATGGAGCTATCTAAAAAAACATACCGAAAAATGGTTCAAAACCTATGGTGGGCAGCGGGATATAATATATTTGCAATTCCGTTAGCAGCAGGGGTGCTTGCTCCGATAGGAATTGTGCTAAGTCCAGCTGTTGGTGCTGTGCTCATGAGTTTAAGTACAGTCATTGTAGCCATTAATGCCAAGCTGTTAAAAGCCTAA